From a region of the Zingiber officinale cultivar Zhangliang chromosome 10B, Zo_v1.1, whole genome shotgun sequence genome:
- the LOC122030604 gene encoding lysine histidine transporter 1-like: MWTQARSPLEIDAFLQNQSEKERTIDDWLPITSSRNAKWWYSAIHNVTAMVGAGVLSLPYAMSELGWGPGIGVLVISWVVTLYTLWQMVEMHEMVPGKRFDRYHELGQYAFGEKLGLYIVVPQQLIVEVGVCIVYMVTGGRSLKKFHDVVCSDCKQIKLTFFIMIFASVHFVLSQLPNFNSISGISLAAAVMSFSYSTIAWVASVDKGKQEHVEYGYKSDTQERTVMRFLAALGDVAFAYAGHNVVLEIQATIPSTPEKPSKKPMWKGVIVAYIVVALCYFPVAFVGYWAFGNGVEDNILVSLSRPHWLIAMANMMVVVHVIGSYQIYAMPVFDMMETVLVKRFRFPPGLTLRLIVRSAYVAFTMFFGMTFPFFGGLLSFFGGLAFAPTTYFLPCIMWLAIYKPRRFSLSWITNWICIVLGVLLMIMAPIGGLREIIVTAKNYTFYS; the protein is encoded by the exons ATGTGGACCCAAGCTCGATCACCCCTTGAGATCGATGCCTTCCTACAAAATCAG AGCGAGAAGGAGCGGACGATCGATGACTGGCTTCCCATCACCTCTTCACGCAACGCCAAATGGTGGTACTCTGCCATCCACAATGTCACCGCCATGGTGGGAGCTGGCGTCCTcagtttgccatatgccatgtcagaACTTGGATG GGGTCCTGGTATTGGTGTCCTAGTCATATCATGGGTTGTGACCTTGTACACTCTGTGGCAAATGGTAGAGATGCACGAGATGGTTCCCGGGAAGCGATTCGATCGGTACCACGAGTTGGGACAATATGCTTTCGGCGAGAAGCTAGGCCTTTACATCGTCGTTCCCCAGCAGCTGATTGTGGAAGTCGGCGTCTGCATCGTCTACATGGTCACCGGCGGCAGATCCCTCAAGAAGTTCCACGACGTCGTCTGCTCTGACTGCAAGCAGATCAAGCTCACCTTTTTCATCATGATCTTCGCCTCTGTGCACTTTGTCCTCTCGCAGCTTCCCAACTTCAACTCTATTTCTGGGATATCTCTGGCCGCCGCTGTTATGTCTTTCAG TTATTCTACCATTGCATGGGTGGCTTCGGTGGACAAGGGGAAGCAGGAGCATGTGGAATACGGTTACAAATCTGATACACAAGAAAGGACTGTGATGAGGTTCCTGGCGGCGCTGGGAGATGTGGCCTTCGCGTACGCCGGCCACAACGTGGTGCTGGAAATCCAAGCCACCATTCCTTCCACTCCCGAGAAGCCTTCCAAGAAGCCGATGTGGAAGGGCGTGATCGTCGCCTACATCGTCGTCGCCCTCTGCTACTTCCCTGTGGCTTTCGTCGGCTACTGGGCCTTCGGCAACGGAGTCGAGGACAACATCCTGGTCTCTCTAAGCAGACCGCACTGGCTAATTGCCATGGCCAACATGATGGTCGTCGTTCACGTGATCGGAAGCTACCAG ATTTATGCGATGCCTGTGTTCGACATGATGGAAACGGTACTGGTTAAAAGATTTCGCTTTCCTCCTGGTCTAACTCTTCGCCTAATCGTACGAAGTGCTTATGTTG CATTTACCATGTTTTTTGGCATGACCTTCCCCTTCTTCGGAGGACTACTTTCTTTCTTTGGTGGCCTCGCATTTGCCCCGACCACATACTTC CTTCCTTGCATCATGTGGCTTGCTATTTATAAACCAAGAAGGTTTAGCTTATCTTGGATCACTAATTGG ATCTGCATAGTTCTTGGAGTCCTGTTGATGATCATGGCTCCAATTGGTGGATTGCGAGAGATCATCGTTACTGCGAAGAATTACACGTTCTACTCATAA